A genome region from Trichosurus vulpecula isolate mTriVul1 chromosome 5, mTriVul1.pri, whole genome shotgun sequence includes the following:
- the LOC118850081 gene encoding NEDD4 family-interacting protein 2-like → MDFNHVLHNEENDRKSPTVEQPSTSTQFPPPPPPAPRTLPPAPGLAFREWSPSSPPYGLIPDEAEATTEPQCPCEPVPPPYSVATFLPTYEEAERARAAGTAASAVPSGEPIQAEDAIFLGDHCTGLDAEQLRVCQDAIFLVTFFMAFLFNWVGFCLSFGVVSSIAGRYGALCGFGHSLTKWILIIPFSNYFTGYINGQYWLWWIFLLMGLLLFFRGFYSYLKVRKTSERLGPASRTRWIFSD, encoded by the coding sequence ATGGACTTTAACCATGTGCTTCATAACGAAGAGAATGACCGGAAATCCCCCACTGTGGAGCAGCCCTCCACGTCTACGCAGTTCCCACCCCCGCCCCCTCCAGCACCCAGGACTTTGCCTCCTGCCCCTGGACTGGCATTCCGGGAATGGAGCCCTTCCTCTCCACCCTACGGCCTGATCCCTGATGAGGCTGAGGCCACCACGGAACCCCAATGCCCCTGCGAGCCAGTACCGCCCCCGTACAGTGTGGCCACATTCCTTCCCACCTACGAGGAAGCAGAGAGGGCCAGAGCCGCGGGTACTGCCGCCAGCGCCGTCCCCTCAGGGGAGCCCATCCAGGCAGAGGACGCCATATTTTTGGGGGACCACTGCACCGGCTTGGATGCTGAGCAGCTACGGGTGTGCCAGGACGCCATCTTCTTGGTGACCTTTTTCATGGCCTTCCTCTTCAACTGGGTTGGGTTTTGCTTGTCCTTCGGTGTCGTCAGCTCCATAGCAGGGAGGTACGGTGCCCTCTGTGGATTCGGCCATTCCTTGACCAAGTGGATCCTCATCATCCCCTTCTCCAACTACTTCACTGGATACATCAATGGACAGTACTGGCTTTGGTGGATATTTCTTTTGATGGGCCTCCTGCTTTTCTTCAGAGGATTTTACAGTtaccttaaagtcaggaagacgtcGGAAAGGTTGGGCCCTGCCTCTAGAACAAGATGGATCTTCTCGGATTAA